The genomic interval gtgaatgtcaatgtcaatgtgaatgtcaatgtcaatgtaATAAATGTCAATGTAAATGTTTCTTCAACACAAGCAACCTTGGCTGCTGATTAGTCCGAGGTAGGCAAATACCAAGAGGAGAGGAGCAGGACGGTACAGTACCTCGCATCTATCAACTTTTGTCTTAAACGCGTCAAGGATAAGCGAAAAAACGggtaaaagaagaaaaatgaagaaaagacgCGTTCTTGAGTaaacaatctttttttttttccatgGCACGGGGGAAAGAGAATAGAACTCCGCCCCCATTTTGTTTCCCCCATCGTTCAATGtcaaccatccatccatcagaTAGTAATAAATCATACAGACcattcaatacaatacaatacaataccataccacaccataccataccatacaatCCGACTACTTGGTACAATACTAATAAATCCATGATTataatacacacacatacacacacacccttttaataattctttccaCATAATTCCTCTTCACAGACCATAATTCCTTTCATATCACATctcgaaattaaatattcaatattaaacgACGGGGAACAATCCTTCCCATTTCGAGTAATATCAACCATCGTCTTCCTCTTTGTCAACAtctccatcgccatcgccatcgccatcgccatcgccatcgccatcgccattctccattctccattctccctCCCACTGACAACATCGTCAAGACGAAACTGGTTTTCGATTGTAAACAGACCGAGCAGCCAGAACGCGCACGACGGAACCACATTCGACATTTCGACATTTCGACACTATTCCCTAGCACCAGGAACTAGTACTAGTAATACCTATTAGGGTAGGTACTTTTGCGACAAGTCATTACCCGCCCACTCGCCCACTGCCCACTGCCCACTGCCCACTGCCCACTGATCTTAAAGTCAACCACCCAAATCCCGACAAACCAACAGAAACATCAAAACTCGGATTCAGGTCAACTCAAGTACTTGCTTACGGTTTACGCTCTACCGTCTACCGTCTACCGTCTACCGTCCACAGTCTACGTACAGTCTACAGTCGTTTCCACTGTACCTTCCATCTCGCCGCTGCTTCTTGAAagggggaaagaaagaaggacaTTCAAATTATGACGTGAAGacttccttccttttcttttacttCAGCAAcgaaattcgaaattcgGAATTCGGAATATATTCATCGTCGCAACTCCCTTCTATAATATACATCCTCCTGCTTCTCGATCCCTCCCTCCCGCCGAACAACCATCCTTTTTCGAATTCACAGGAactctcttctcccttctcccaCGCCACCACCGCTATCCTCTTTCTACAACATTCCTCGAATTGTTTCCATTACCTACCTGTACAGTCTACATTCCGATCGATTTCCAATAAACTCCCCATTCTGGCCCATACCTGTTgattatttctttctcaacCTGTACTCTATTCTGTGGAGCGTTCACAAGCATTCACAAGCATTCACGGCATCCGGCAACATAAACGATCTCGGTATTGACTggttcatttcattccaatcCTTTTCCCTCGAGAATCAACTTTGCGACAAGACGACGCGAAGCCATTTCATCTGAGaacagaaagaaaaagaccGATTCATTTTCTGTAACGAATGTCGCAAGACAGATAATTTCCGAATCCAGCgccaaaaaagaagatcacTCATCTTAAATTGCTAAGCCGCGACATTCCAACAAACATCATGTCGTACTCCAATAGCGGTGGAGGCACTCTCACTCTGCCATCACCCACACATGCCCACCATGTCGATGTTACCTCAGCAGTCAGATCGCTAAGACGCTCTTTATCGCGCTCGCCATCCAAGTTCCGACTGGTCACCAAATCTCCAAGTTCATCCCCCAAATCTCCACTGTCGCCATCTCCAGTGTCACCATCCAAGCGCGCATCTTCATATCCTGCGTTATTCGCAAGCACAAATACACCACATACTCCATCGCCCCTCGCTGTGCCATTTCCTCCAAGCGCAAGATTGGCACTTCGATCCTCGTCGCGAGCCAAGACTGCCCCTCCTCGACAGGGTACCCGCCTACGTACCTCCCCCAGAAGTCCGATGAAGCGGGCACTGAGCCAAACAATTGATACGGGTAACGCGACTCCAACACCGCTGGGTTATATGGGTGGACAAGAAAATTTCGGAGGCAGCAGTCCGGCGGAGAGAAAGGCCCTCGAGAAACTCCCGAGAATGCAATTGAACCTGGATGCCCATGCGCCGGCCAACCAGGCATTATTGAGATTAGGCGGTGACGGAGCTAGTGATTGTAGTGCATCCACTTCAAGTCCCCTGAAGCGCAGCGACCCTGTCATGAATCTGGAACAAGCGACCCTCGGAAGTCCAGTCGCAAAGCGCAGAAGTGTTCACGCTTCTGCCAACTTTGGTcatgattcaaatatctttGAACAGCCACCAACACCACCTTCTCCAacaaaatttgatattcacAGCGATTTAAATCACGAATATGAATTATCAGCCACAGTTGTGGGTTCGGAAAATACCGCATCTCCCTTCACCTCCACCCCTCGACGTTCCTCCTCTTTACGCAAATCGACATTACTTCAGAGGAATGGCGAGAAGACTTCCTGGGGACGAAGACATGCTGCTCAGCTTCTGGCTGCGCAGCAATCTGCACAACAGCAGCCTTTTGCAATTGCGAATCAGGATATTGTTAGCCCCAGTAAGCAAAAGAATCGTCCAAGATTGTCATTGGATCAATTTGTTGCACCCCTGGGCCGCGATAGTCCGTTCAGCCACCAAGGTAACCTTCCAAATGCTTCGATGCATATGATTAATCAATCACAACAACCTACCCAACACCATACTCATCAACCTCACCCACTCTCACGAACCATGACGACCTCCTCTTCTAACTCGAGCATCGCCGAGGATTCACCTGTTCAGCATGTTCCCGTCAACTTTGGTGGTAGCCAAAAACCTAAGATTGATTTCTCGAAATCTTTACCAGCTGGAGCTCTCAGACCGTTCAACTTGGATGCGCCTGATGACTTCTCGACCcccaaaaatttcaaatccgTCAAACCATTACCTTCGGCTTTCATGTCTACAGGTCTTATTTCAAAGGTCAACAGAAGACCCGAAGAAGTCCAGATGCTTCGTGGAAACACCAAGTCAAACGTTCCAGATACCCCATGCAAAAAGCAGAACAACATTTTCGGCACTTACCCAGCCGCAGTTCCAACTAGTGCCATCGCAAAGGCTAGACAGATCCGCCATTCATTTGGTACCCCATCTACTCCTTTCAATCCCCATGGAGTGCCAACTATCGGTACCTTTGGAAAGGGCAACGGAGTCTTCGGAAGTGGTTTCGGCCAGCCACGAGGTTTGACTAGACGAGGTAGCTTTCTGAGTATCGACGGAGATGACGCTGGATCCCCAGACTTCAAGACCGACAGCCAAATCAGCGACTTTGACTTGCCACCAACTCCAACGAAGCAAGCTTCAAGCTTCTCTCATTTTCAAAACGGTAGTCCCACAAGTCATCGCTCGATTCCCGCCTCAACATCTGCCGTGGGTGGTTTTAGCTTAGGAAAAATACCAAGATCAAGCAGTAAGTTGAACCTCTCTACCAGTCCAGGCGAGCAGGAAGAGGGAGACAGTGATACATCCATGGATATAAACGACTCTCCAACACCTGTCACTGCCGGACTGTCTTTCAGTACTTCCATTTCTGTACCATCCTTTTCCAGGTCCCGAGCATTGCGGGGCCTACAATCTCCTTCGCCGTTGATGGCTAAATCTCTTACTACTTCCTTTTTGAGTCCTTCAAGAAAGCCCGGTTTTGCTAAAATTAGTCACGTGGCTCCAGCCAGTCCATTGGAGCGTGTAGATTTCATCGAGAGATTGTCGCCTTGTACACCTCACGACAATATGTTGTTCCCCGATCCCAGCAgcctttccatctccaaccacAGAGATGGTCAAGCGCATCTAGGTGCCAACAGCGCTCCCGTTGCTCCACCTCCAGCTACACCAACCACCGGCCGAGATTATTTCAGTAAAACTAGCACCACCCCAATTGCTAGTTTCCCACCCCGAGATGTGGATGAGTCCCTCGTATCACGATTCAACAAAATCGAGATGATCGGTACAGGAGAATTTTCTCAAGTATACAAAGTCACCCAAAGTGCGCACAAGGCTTCAACATTCATGTTTGGTGATTCGGTCGATTCCCCAATGACTGGCAGAACACCACCAACGCCTACACCAGACCGTGTCTTTGCTGTCAAGAAGTCAAAACAACCATATCAAGGTTTCAAGGATCGATCAAGGAAGCTCAAAGAAGTTGAGGTTATCAAGGCACTTGGTCAGGCTGATAATGTCATTCATTATGTCGACTTctgggaagagaagaattaCTTGTACATTCAAACAGAGTATTGTGAAGAAGGTAGTCTTGATATATTCCTTTCCCAAAATGGTCGAAAGGGCAGAGTAGATGATTTCAGAATCTGGAAGATTTTGCTTGAGATCGGACAGGCAAGTTAAATACTTATCGAAGTTTGTCACATTCAACTAACATTGCATAGGGCCTCAAACATATTCATGACTCTGGCTTCATTCATCTTGACATTAAACCCGCCAATATCATGATCACCTTTGAGGGTGTCttgaagattggagattttggcATGGCAACTTCATGGCCTGCTTCCGATGCGATTGAAGGTGAAGGGGATCGTGAATATATTGGACCCGAGATCCTCCTTGGGCAATACGACAAACCAGCAGATGTTTTCGCTCTTGGTATGGTCATTTTCGAAATCGCTACCAACGTATACCTGCCCGACAACGGAATATCTTGGCAACGTCTAAGATCCGGTGACATGAGTGAAGCTCCAAGTCTTACTTGGAGTGAAGCTAGTAGCATGCCCCGTGATGCCAATGGTATCCCCATTGTACCTAGCGATGATTCCATGACCAGCGATGACGAACTTGAAGCCGACTTTGGTTCACCAATTGCTGCGAGCCGGAAACGATTCACTTCATCATCCAGATCGTTCGCTCACGACCCAAGTAACTTATTTGGTTCTTCTAGACGAGGTGAACTTGAACAAGCCCCAGAATTCATGAGAGATCCCCATCATGAATGTACACTTGATAAACTTGTTCGATGGATGATCTCACCACGTCCTCAAGATCGACCTTTGATTCATGAAGTGCTTGAATCGCCAGGCCTTCAATGGGTTAGCAATAGGCGTCGTGCTGGTGCCACGGTTTTTGAAGGAAACTGGGGACCAGCAGATGAAGTCTTAGATGATGCtgagatgatggatgtttaaaatctttcaagattTCGCTGCGAGCATTCGCTGCTTACATTATCGCCAAGTACTCGCTCAATCCTGGATAGGACTTGACGGGATTTGGATTCACATCAGTTTAAATTTGATCATGTGTTTACGGCGTTCCCAGGATACCAACGGCGTACCAAGCGATATCTACCTCTACTTTACGACCTACTACCTCTACGATTCACGATTTGCCTTCCTAGCCTTACGACCTTTACAAttcttgtatatattattctttgaCACATGAGTTTCCCGCTCATTTTACACATTCACGAGACCCACAGCATCTAAAACatacaacatcaaaatcaaaaaagaaaaaagataatatttgGTGGGATCACTGATTAAGTTATTGAACGATTATCATGTCAAGATTATTatgaaaggaaaaagaaggcGATTCTTATTTACTTTTTacttgtctttttttttttgcgaGTTGATAAGCAAGCATATGGATTTGTTTACAAAGATAAATAGTATCTACTCTTGCTTGCTATAGGCTTAACCAGATTTTGGTTGCTTTGTATTAACTATATCCCTTTTCGAAGGCTTTTActttgttttttattttcttttgttttctacATGCCTAGGTGCTCAAATGTTGGTGCACATGAGGTTAGAGATGTTTTTTGTCTTTTAATAGGGGAGTTGGAGGCATTTCATGAATTCCTAATCATATGggaggatggaatggattgattgatttgatggattgatggatggggaatATCTGTGGTGTTTTTGTGCTAGTCTTCAAAGATGGGATCTGGAATGgcatgggatggatggattgggagGAGTTTTTCATTTGTTGATTCTTCCTTTGTTTATTGTGGTGGAGGTGAgggtggaagtggaaatggaagtggGGGATGATGGTTTGGTGTATCCAgtgagtggatggatggatggatacatGGTGTATGGTAGTGGAGAATTGTAGATATAGAGAATCCTAACCCCCAACCTCCTAAACACTTaatgtgtggatggatggatggatggatgagcaACTTATTTGCTGAATGAATTGCTAGTTCAAAtgagtctttttttttttttttttttcaagagTGATTCGGAGATATAttatgattgattgcttgttGCTTGTAGTTAGCTCATCTTTATGTAGTGAGTTTATTAGAACTGGACTAGActgggttggattggattaatgtgaagggaagggaggagTAAGGGGATAGAGTGTAGAGtgtagagaaagagaaagagaaagagaaagagaaagagaaaagagaaagagaaagagaaagaaaagagaaaagagaaagagaaagagaaagagaaagagaaaagaaaagagaaagagaaagagaaagagaaagagaaaaggaacaAATGATGCTTATGTGTCTTGATGGGAATTATGATACATAAGTGATTTATCCTGTACTTCTCAACTGTGTTCACATGTTACGAAACTAATGTtcgtggaggtggtggaggcTTGCGAGGCTTTGCTACTTTATTATTTAGCATTGCTTTGTAAAttgtggttggttggttggttggtacTGAGGATCAGAAACTCTGTGGGTTGAGGAGCGGATGGTTATGCGATAGATGGATTAGAGATCGgttggaaagattgagaagagtTATTGGGTGGAGGTCTTTTGGGTCATCATTGGGTTGCACTGTTGATTGTTCGGAGATGAATAGTATTAAACGGGGGAgatgttgttgaaattgGGGGGTTTGCTCGTGtggcattcattcattcattcattaccTTACTAATGGCCCCTCGGtttgagtgtgagtgtgagtgtaAGTAGATTTCTATTATCAATGTGTAAaggtttttatttttattgttattgttatattTAGATGATGCTTCAAGATTAATGCGTTACTTATGTTGCGATATGAGTGAATATGTAATAATGTTTTCCGTGTCATTCACACCTTTCTACTTCAGACCCCCTACCCCCCCTCTTCAAAACAATCTCCCCTTCTAAAATTTTAATCGGCCAGTCCATCGTCCAACGAAATTTCTCCGGCATCAGCCCACTCATACCCCTCACATCCCTCTCCAAAACTTCATATTCCCCTCCGCCATTAACCCACCACGCATAATCCAATCCTTTCAATAGGACCAGTGCTCTCGCTAGCAATGCCATTGCCAAAGGATCATGACGTTCAAGCAATACGCGAAGATTTGGCTGACATCTCGCTGGCATAACTGTGATCATACGTCTAAGAATCTGCGCACTTATACCAGAGAAAAATGCTCGATAGTGAAATAGTACTGATTCTTTCGCTTCTCGGTAGACGCTTTGAACACTTGCTGGTagtttggaaatggaaagcaCATTTGATAAGTAAGCGAGATCATTCTCTATacttttcaattgaagttttgCATGCAAAGATAGCTCATCCTGCGATAGCACGCTAGGTAAGCTTTCAAGTGTATACGGAGTATATCCTAATCGATCCAgcaattttttcttttgcttgaaCACCACATTCACACCCTCCAACATTCTGATCGCGTGAACTGGCACCTCATACCCTtcatctttccttttctgtCGCGAAAGCAGCCAATACACATGACACAGCAGCACAGCCGAAAGCCAAAGCTGTTCTGAAAGTTCTTCGCCGTTTGATAGAGCTTGTCGATGATTCACAAGCGTGCGATCGAGATAACGTCTTAGCGCGATGCTTAGAAGGAGATCATTAGGGGTGTGTGTATGCAGATGAAGTGCAGAGAGCGCGAGCATGGGATTGAGAACGATTTCGGAATCAAAGGAGAGCTGGGGAATGGTGTGCTGCCATGCGAGCGCTGGGGCGCCTTGGCAAGTGGGCATGAGGTGACTGACTGTTGTACTGTAATGGTACATCAAGCGGAGCTCTAGAGATCGCCATTGGCTCGGGGTGTCTGACGGGGTGTTCTGGAATATTTCATGACTGGGATTAGGTGCAGGTATAATGGACGTGGGAAAATGCTGTACTGCTGATTTTCTGGACTTTTCGGAGCTCGTGCTCCAATCACATTGCGAGATGTTGATATAGCGTCGTCGACAATTGGAACAGACGGGTTTGTTCTCATCGCACTAGATATTTATTAGCAAATGTTGTAACCCGTATTCGATTCATCACGCTACCTTCACTTTGCGTAGTCTACAGTCACGACACCCTGAGTGAGATTTTCTAAGCAAAGGCACTCTGAGTTTTCGTGGAACGGGATTATTAGCGGACTCCATTACAGATATGAATTCGAGTTGTCATCTATCGATTGTTTACCAAGATGCACGAGAAACTGGAGATGCGAAGATGCGAACTTCCGATATCCAATTTCCtttgaagatggattggTAAGTAGGATATGATCGATCCACTTTCTTGATGCGTAAGCACTAAATACCCAGGTGTAGTTTCGAACAGCCAATCACATTTGAAAGCGAACAAGCGAGTAGTCTCACGCTAGACTATTCTTGGAAGCAGAACGTCAACGTAGGGTTTGAAGAGTGAGAGGGCGTGACTTTGTCTAATCGATTAGACATCTATAAAAGCACGAAAAGCATCTGTAATGTTAAAAACCATCACCAAAATTCAGGATCTCCCTTCAAAAACAGTCACTTTCGAAACTACTACCCAAAACAGCCATCCTCAAACCAAAATGTCCAAAATCCTCGCAGTATTTGGAGCCACTGGCCAACAAGGAAGCTCCGTTATTAAAAACGTATTAACCGACCCATCCCTATCCCAAGCATACACCATCCGCGCCATAACCCGTGACACGGCCTCCCCCGCATCTCAAAGACTCAGCGAGAAAGTCTCCATCGTCCACGGCGACGCCACCGATCGCAATTCACTCCTTACAGCACTAACAAGCGTCCATACCGTATTCATCATGACGACTCCAGATTTCAGTTCCAACGCGGTAGAAGTTGAATATCGCAATGGCAAAACCATCGTCGACGCAGCCATCGAGATGGGAGTACAATACATAATATTCAGCACCCTCCCCCACGTATCCGCAATCTCTAACGGCAGATACACCAAAGTCACTGCCTTTGACGCAAAAGCCAAAATCGAGCAATATATCCGTGAACTTCCGATTAAAAGTTCCTTCATCTCGCTTGGTTCCTTTATGGAGAATTTTCAAGCGCAAGCCTTTCTAGCTCCGCAGCCAGCTAATGATGGAACGTGGGTGATATCTCGACATACAAGCGCGAAAATGCCATTTCCTCTACTCGATGCAGTGGGCGATGCGGGAAAGTTCGTGAGTGCCATTCTCGCTGAGCCAGAGAAGTACGAAGGGAAGATTTTCTGTGCCGCGGCGAAAATTTACACCATGGAGGAAATTGTTGCTGCGTTGTCGAAATCGAGTGGGAAAACTATCGTGTACAAACAAATCAGTGAGGGTGAATTCAAGGGAAGTATGGCTTTTGCTGCGGAGATGTTTACCGAGTATTTTAGCTTCTGTGAGGAATTTGGATATTGGGGTCCGGGATCTGAGGAGAAGGTTGTGTGGGCTGGAGAGAATGCGCGGGGGAGATTGTCAACGCTAGAGGAGTTTTTGGAAGCGCATTCTTTTCAACTGGATTGACTTGAATATTGATAGATAAGGAGTCGGTGGTACACCAGCACTACCAAGTAATCATTCAGAGGATTAAGAATAGTAGTaagattgataaaatatgatgaattttcctggatatatatttaatcaTTTTCCGAGGTGAAAGGGTCGCTTCGTATACCAATTCTGCCATCTGATTTTAGTAGCTGTCAATCTAATCCAGCATTTTCTCGAATAAACTGTCCAAATAAAACGCAGGCCATGCCGGTTTTCTCTCGTTCGCGTATTTCCATTATACGTCCCTCACCCTCTTTCCCAAACCATCTTTCAACCACACTATCATAATAAATaaccagaaaaaaaaaaagataccTCAAGCCCATCATATGCTGACCCCAACAATCGAGTCCATCTGAAACGAAGGAATAAAATCTTCATTGCACCCGGGATATTTCAACATTCGGCATTCTGTATAAATCACAGCATCTCGCGTAATGAAGCTATGAagctaaaaaaaaatatcgcTTCTTATATTTACCGAATacaccaccaaaaaaaactTCACTACTCCCCTACTTGA from Botrytis cinerea B05.10 chromosome 9, complete sequence carries:
- the Bcswe1 gene encoding Bcswe1, giving the protein MSYSNSGGGTLTLPSPTHAHHVDVTSAVRSLRRSLSRSPSKFRLVTKSPSSSPKSPLSPSPVSPSKRASSYPALFASTNTPHTPSPLAVPFPPSARLALRSSSRAKTAPPRQGTRLRTSPRSPMKRALSQTIDTGNATPTPLGYMGGQENFGGSSPAERKALEKLPRMQLNLDAHAPANQALLRLGGDGASDCSASTSSPLKRSDPVMNLEQATLGSPVAKRRSVHASANFGHDSNIFEQPPTPPSPTKFDIHSDLNHEYELSATVVGSENTASPFTSTPRRSSSLRKSTLLQRNGEKTSWGRRHAAQLLAAQQSAQQQPFAIANQDIVSPSKQKNRPRLSLDQFVAPLGRDSPFSHQGNLPNASMHMINQSQQPTQHHTHQPHPLSRTMTTSSSNSSIAEDSPVQHVPVNFGGSQKPKIDFSKSLPAGALRPFNLDAPDDFSTPKNFKSVKPLPSAFMSTGLISKVNRRPEEVQMLRGNTKSNVPDTPCKKQNNIFGTYPAAVPTSAIAKARQIRHSFGTPSTPFNPHGVPTIGTFGKGNGVFGSGFGQPRGLTRRGSFLSIDGDDAGSPDFKTDSQISDFDLPPTPTKQASSFSHFQNGSPTSHRSIPASTSAVGGFSLGKIPRSSTSPLERVDFIERLSPCTPHDNMLFPDPSSLSISNHRDGQAHLGANSAPVAPPPATPTTGRDYFSKTSTTPIASFPPRDVDESLVSRFNKIEMIGTGEFSQVYKVTQSAHKASTFMFGDSVDSPMTGRTPPTPTPDRVFAVKKSKQPYQGFKDRSRKLKEVEVIKALGQADNVIHYVDFWEEKNYLYIQTEYCEEGSLDIFLSQNGRKGRVDDFRIWKILLEIGQGLKHIHDSGFIHLDIKPANIMITFEGVLKIGDFGMATSWPASDAIEGEGDREYIGPEILLGQYDKPADVFALGMVIFEIATNVYLPDNGISWQRLRSGDMSEAPSLTWSEASSMPRDANGIPIVPSDDSMTSDDELEADFGSPIAASRKRFTSSSRSFAHDPSNLFGSSRRGELEQAPEFMRDPHHECTLDKLVRWMISPRPQDRPLIHEVLESPGLQWVSNRRRAGATVFEGNWGPADEVLDDAEMMDV
- the Bcswe1 gene encoding Bcswe1, encoding MSYSNSGGGTLTLPSPTHAHHVDVTSAVRSLRRSLSRSPSKFRLVTKSPSSSPKSPLSPSPVSPSKRASSYPALFASTNTPHTPSPLAVPFPPSARLALRSSSRAKTAPPRQGTRLRTSPRSPMKRALSQTIDTGNATPTPLGYMGGQENFGGSSPAERKALEKLPRMQLNLDAHAPANQALLRLGGDGASDCSASTSSPLKRSDPVMNLEQATLGSPVAKRRSVHASANFGHDSNIFEQPPTPPSPTKFDIHSDLNHEYELSATVVGSENTASPFTSTPRRSSSLRKSTLLQRNGEKTSWGRRHAAQLLAAQQSAQQQPFAIANQDIVSPSKQKNRPRLSLDQFVAPLGRDSPFSHQGNLPNASMHMINQSQQPTQHHTHQPHPLSRTMTTSSSNSSIAEDSPVQHVPVNFGGSQKPKIDFSKSLPAGALRPFNLDAPDDFSTPKNFKSVKPLPSAFMSTGLISKVNRRPEEVQMLRGNTKSNVPDTPCKKQNNIFGTYPAAVPTSAIAKARQIRHSFGTPSTPFNPHGVPTIGTFGKGNGVFGSGFGQPRGLTRRGSFLSIDGDDAGSPDFKTDSQISDFDLPPTPTKQASSFSHFQNGSPTSHRSIPASTSAVGGFSLGKIPRSSSKLNLSTSPGEQEEGDSDTSMDINDSPTPVTAGLSFSTSISVPSFSRSRALRGLQSPSPLMAKSLTTSFLSPSRKPGFAKISHVAPASPLERVDFIERLSPCTPHDNMLFPDPSSLSISNHRDGQAHLGANSAPVAPPPATPTTGRDYFSKTSTTPIASFPPRDVDESLVSRFNKIEMIGTGEFSQVYKVTQSAHKASTFMFGDSVDSPMTGRTPPTPTPDRVFAVKKSKQPYQGFKDRSRKLKEVEVIKALGQADNVIHYVDFWEEKNYLYIQTEYCEEGSLDIFLSQNGRKGRVDDFRIWKILLEIGQGLKHIHDSGFIHLDIKPANIMITFEGVLKIGDFGMATSWPASDAIEGEGDREYIGPEILLGQYDKPADVFALGMVIFEIATNVYLPDNGISWQRLRSGDMSEAPSLTWSEASSMPRDANGIPIVPSDDSMTSDDELEADFGSPIAASRKRFTSSSRSFAHDPSNLFGSSRRGELEQAPEFMRDPHHECTLDKLVRWMISPRPQDRPLIHEVLESPGLQWVSNRRRAGATVFEGNWGPADEVLDDAEMMDV